The following proteins are co-located in the Telopea speciosissima isolate NSW1024214 ecotype Mountain lineage chromosome 9, Tspe_v1, whole genome shotgun sequence genome:
- the LOC122640260 gene encoding ribonuclease 3-like protein 2 codes for MGLFTLYALVYTAKSLIKSLFRLFIEMKMKMKMRERYYEILARFYTMDGYERKDSPSSIPSMEMAAVDMNMREAVAAVEGLLCYRFRDKTLLQEALTHSSYTQSPSYQRLEFVVDAALGPALAQYVFRAYPGLNYGQLSLLRAANMSTENLARIAVRHELYRYVRRNAPSLDANVREFVLAIQGEGRAVTNCGSVEAPKILAGIVESIAAAVYVDCNYDFKALWEVLKSFMEPIITLETLPKHSQPTTLLYELCQKRGKKIDIESDEDIKSSSWTAFVYVDDKLIGSGSSGQTKKIAKSNAAKEVLEKLLWEFDHSETETEVGHGIDEIKGAKSKLNNLCRKKRWDVVEYRYVRTTIPSPTQVCFYLIAYASYTTQTSVGVVVN; via the exons ATGGGGTTATTCACTCTATATGCTCTAGTTTACACTGCCAAATCTCTCATAAAGTCCCTGTTTCGATTGTTCAtagagatgaagatgaagatgaagatgagggAAAGGTATTACGAGATTCTCGCTCGTTTCTATACCATGGATGGATACGAACGCAAAGACTCACCATCATCAATACCATCTATGGAAATGGCAGCAGTGGACATGAACATGAGAGAAGCAGTGGCAGCTGTGGAAGGTCTCCTCTGCTACCGATTCAGGGACAAAACTCTCCTCCAGGAGGCCTTGACCCACTCCTCTTATACCCAATCTCCCTCATACCAGCGCCTAGAGTTCGTAGTCGATGCCGCTCTCGGCCCTGCCCTTGCACAGTACGTTTTCCGAGCTTATCCTGGACTCAACTATGGCCAGCTCTCTCTTCTCCGCGCCGCCAACATGAGCACCGAGAACCTCGCCCGCATCGCCGTTCGCCACGAACTCTACCGCTATGTCCGTCGCAATGCCCCTTCTCTTGATGCCAAT GTTAGGGAGTTCGTCCTAGCAATTCAAGGTGAAGGCCGCGCCGTTACCAACTGTGGATCGGTTGAAGCACCTAAGATTTTGGCTGGCATTGTTGAATCCATTGCCGCAGCTGTTTATGTCGACTGTAATTATGACTTCAAAGCTCTATGGGAG GTTCTTAAAAGTTTTATGGAGCCAATTATAACCCTTGAAACCTTACCCAAGCATTCACAGCCGACGACCTTGCTGTATGAGCTCTGCCAGAAGCGGGGCAAGAAAATTGACATTGAGAGTGACGAAGACATTAAGAGTTCTTCGTGGACCGCTTTTGTTTATGTGGACGATAAGCTCATTGGCTCTGGTTCTTCGGGGCAAAcgaaaaaaattgcaaaatctAATGCGGCGAAAGAAGTCTTGGAGAAGCTGCTGTGGGAATTTGACCATTCTGAGACGGAGACTGAAGTTGGTCATGGAATTGACGAGATTAAGGGGGCTAAGAGCAAGTTGAATAATCTCTGTCGAAAGAAGAGGTGGGATGTGGTTGAGTATAGGTACGTACGCACTACGATTCCTTCTCCTACTCAAGTTTGTTTCTACTTGATTGCTTATGCTAGTTATACAACACAAACTTCAGTAGGTGTTGTTGTAAATTGA
- the LOC122640261 gene encoding ribonuclease 3-like protein 2, protein MESCSPNMGKPPGNIFEIAIVLFTLYALIYTAKSLIKSLFRLLIEMKMKMKMKMRARVDKDMREKVAAVESLLCYCFKDKKHLQEALTHSSYKDSPSYQRLEFVGDAALGLAIAENAFRVYPKLIPKKFSLLRAANVNSENLARVAVRHELYRHFRHKEHSFEASISKFVVAVEGEDDNVPNCKSVKTPKILADIVESVAAAVYVDCS, encoded by the exons ATGGAATCCTGTTCCCCCAATATGGGAAAACCACCCGGAAATATTTTTGAGATAGCTATAGTGTTATTCACTCTATATGCTCTAATTTACACTGCCAAATCTCTTATAAAGTCCCTGTTTCGATTGTTGAtagagatgaagatgaagatgaagatgaagatgagggCAAGGGTGGACAAGGACATGAGAGAAAAGGTGGCAGCCGTGGAAAGCCTCCTCTGCTACTGCTTCAAGGACAAGAAACACCTCCAGGAGGCCTTGACCCACTCCTCCTATAAAGATTCCCCCTCCTACCAGCGCCTAGAGTTCGTGGGCGACGCCGCTCTCGGCCTTGCCATTGCCGAGAATGCCTTCCGTGTCTATCCTAAACTCATCCCTAagaaattctctcttctccGCGCAGCCAACGTCAATTCCGAGAACCTCGCCCGCGTCGCCGTCCGCCACGAGCTCTATCGCCACTTCCGTCACAAGGAACATTCTTTTGAAGCCAGT ATTAGCAAGTTCGTCGTTGCAGTTGAAGGTGAAGACGATAACGTTCCTAACTGTAAATCAGTTAAAACGCCCAAGATTTTGGCTGACATTGTTGAATCAGTTGCTGCAGCTGTTTACGTCGACT GTTCTTGA